One window of the Streptomyces asoensis genome contains the following:
- a CDS encoding SDR family oxidoreductase, whose translation MGNGALSGAVIAVAGAGGPAGRAALLRLAEAGAIVAGADNDPERLAEAVDAARYGAGGATVTGEPVDLLDLDSTRDWANRVEKEFGRIDGVVHLVGGWRGSETFIKTSLDDWDFLELLLVKTVQHTSLAFFEGLQRSERGRYVLISAAGASKPTAGNAAYAAAKAAAEAWTLALADAFQKAGGAEGPTSAAAILVVKALVHEAMRADRPNAKFAGFTDVKDLAEAITGVWEKSAPEVNGQRLWLTEKP comes from the coding sequence ATGGGGAACGGGGCTCTCAGCGGTGCGGTGATCGCGGTGGCCGGCGCGGGCGGACCGGCCGGCCGGGCGGCGCTGCTCAGGCTCGCCGAGGCCGGCGCGATCGTCGCCGGCGCGGACAACGACCCCGAGCGCCTGGCGGAGGCCGTCGACGCGGCCCGCTACGGGGCCGGGGGCGCCACCGTCACCGGTGAGCCGGTCGACCTGCTCGACCTGGACTCGACCAGGGACTGGGCGAACCGCGTCGAGAAGGAGTTCGGCCGGATCGACGGCGTGGTCCACCTCGTCGGCGGCTGGCGCGGCAGCGAGACGTTCATCAAGACCAGCCTGGACGACTGGGACTTCCTGGAGCTGCTGCTCGTCAAGACCGTGCAGCACACCTCGCTCGCCTTCTTCGAGGGCCTCCAGCGCAGCGAGCGCGGCCGGTACGTGCTGATCAGCGCGGCCGGCGCCTCGAAGCCCACCGCGGGCAACGCCGCGTACGCCGCCGCGAAGGCCGCCGCCGAGGCCTGGACCCTCGCGCTCGCCGACGCCTTCCAGAAGGCCGGGGGCGCCGAGGGGCCGACCTCCGCGGCTGCGATCCTGGTGGTCAAGGCGCTGGTCCACGAGGCGATGCGCGCCGACCGCCCCAACGCGAAGTTCGCGGGCTTCACCGACGTCAAGGATCTGGCCGAGGCCATCACCGGAGTCTGGGAGAAGTCCGCCCCCGAAGTGAACGGACAGCGCCTGTGGCTCACCGAGAAGCCGTGA
- a CDS encoding DUF6421 family protein yields the protein MTEILVQAATGEQVPPADRVVEHPAWRVLKDAVERIRPWQSKDGSIDFAAEGAPLRTDAEQAVLRVIEAVEELSPLLPHDADYHRALAKDLRVWADGGFEVPDFLDSLLAFQPAANRRDGLQHLVVFAMYTQNGNPDRNLEAVVLRMVWPEWLAELERTRYDNPLFCGITFEDFTAGYDTNSAVLFPETIAVREAPERFSWGGIFCDREAARFRRVTDAAVDVLGLSLPEDIAAMVHDQKRCEEAFVLWDMVHDRTHSHGDLPFDPFMIKQRQPFWMYGLEELRCDLTAFKEAVKLEADGVPQARDVQYAVLFDRMFRFPVTGDRVRNYDGLGGQLLFAYLHKHDVVRWTDNKLHIDWQRAPQVTNQLCADIEQLYRDGIDRPKLVHWFAAHELVSAYLAPHPGSKWAKGPDALDLTQPPRKLVDDVLPDEFPLSMFYEALSKKLKSVIASTRGITADGAERIAA from the coding sequence ATGACGGAAATTCTTGTGCAGGCGGCTACGGGGGAGCAGGTTCCTCCGGCGGACAGGGTGGTTGAGCACCCGGCGTGGCGCGTGCTCAAGGATGCGGTGGAGCGGATCCGGCCCTGGCAGTCGAAGGACGGGTCGATCGACTTCGCGGCCGAGGGCGCACCGCTGCGCACGGACGCCGAGCAGGCGGTCCTGCGGGTGATCGAGGCCGTCGAGGAGCTGTCCCCGCTGCTCCCGCACGACGCCGACTACCACCGGGCACTCGCCAAGGACCTGCGGGTCTGGGCCGACGGCGGCTTCGAGGTGCCGGACTTCCTCGACTCGCTGCTGGCCTTCCAGCCCGCCGCGAACCGTCGCGACGGCCTCCAGCACCTGGTCGTCTTCGCGATGTACACGCAGAACGGCAACCCGGACCGCAACCTGGAAGCGGTCGTGCTGCGCATGGTCTGGCCGGAGTGGCTGGCCGAGCTGGAGCGCACCCGCTACGACAACCCGCTGTTCTGCGGCATCACCTTCGAGGACTTCACGGCCGGCTACGACACCAACTCCGCCGTCCTCTTCCCGGAGACCATCGCCGTCCGTGAGGCGCCGGAACGTTTCTCCTGGGGTGGCATCTTCTGCGACCGTGAGGCCGCCCGCTTCCGCCGCGTGACCGACGCCGCCGTCGACGTCCTGGGCCTCTCGCTGCCCGAGGACATCGCCGCCATGGTCCACGACCAGAAGCGCTGCGAGGAGGCCTTCGTCCTGTGGGACATGGTCCACGACCGCACCCACAGCCACGGCGACCTGCCCTTCGACCCCTTCATGATCAAGCAGCGCCAGCCGTTCTGGATGTACGGCCTGGAGGAGCTGCGCTGCGACCTCACCGCCTTCAAGGAGGCCGTGAAGCTGGAGGCCGACGGCGTCCCGCAGGCCCGTGACGTGCAGTACGCGGTCCTCTTCGACCGCATGTTCCGCTTCCCGGTCACCGGCGACCGCGTACGCAACTACGACGGCCTCGGCGGTCAGCTCCTCTTCGCCTACCTGCACAAGCACGACGTCGTCCGCTGGACCGACAACAAGCTGCACATCGACTGGCAGCGCGCCCCGCAGGTCACCAACCAGCTGTGCGCCGACATCGAGCAGCTGTACCGCGACGGCATCGACCGCCCCAAGCTCGTCCACTGGTTCGCCGCCCACGAGCTGGTCTCCGCCTACCTCGCCCCGCACCCGGGCTCCAAGTGGGCCAAGGGCCCCGACGCCCTGGACCTGACCCAGCCGCCCCGCAAACTCGTGGACGACGTGCTTCCGGACGAGTTTCCGCTGAGCATGTTCTATGAGGCACTGTCCAAGAAGTTGAAGAGCGTGATCGCCTCGACCCGGGGTATCACGGCGGACGGCGCCGAGCGGATCGCCGCGTGA
- a CDS encoding glycerophosphodiester phosphodiesterase produces the protein MNFLTIGHRGVMGVEPENTLRSFVAAEHAGLDVIELDLHLSKDGALVVMHDPDVDRTTDGTGPIADQTLAELRTLDAGRGERVPFFEEVLDAVRLPLQAEIKDVQAARALAEVMHARDLVDRVEVSSFHDEAVAEIARLVPGVRTALIGSRYGLDVVDRAVEAGAATVCLNLRRLTLEIVEEARKRDLRIIGWVVNTQDQLRLVRALELDGATTDYPEIRRTGRFTA, from the coding sequence TTGAACTTCCTCACCATCGGTCACCGCGGAGTCATGGGTGTCGAGCCCGAGAACACCCTGCGTTCCTTCGTCGCCGCGGAGCACGCAGGCCTGGACGTCATCGAACTCGATCTGCATCTGAGCAAAGACGGTGCTCTGGTGGTCATGCACGACCCCGATGTGGACCGTACGACCGACGGGACCGGGCCCATCGCCGACCAGACGCTCGCGGAGCTGCGGACCCTCGACGCGGGCCGCGGCGAGCGCGTGCCGTTCTTCGAGGAGGTCCTGGACGCCGTGCGGCTCCCGCTCCAGGCCGAGATCAAGGACGTCCAGGCCGCGCGGGCGCTGGCCGAGGTGATGCACGCGCGGGATCTGGTGGACCGCGTGGAGGTGTCCTCCTTCCACGACGAGGCCGTCGCCGAGATCGCGCGCCTCGTCCCCGGGGTCCGCACCGCGCTCATCGGCAGCCGCTACGGCCTCGACGTCGTCGACCGCGCGGTGGAGGCCGGCGCGGCGACGGTCTGCCTCAACCTGCGCCGGCTCACCCTGGAGATCGTCGAGGAGGCGCGGAAGCGGGACCTGCGCATCATCGGCTGGGTGGTCAACACACAGGACCAGCTGCGGCTCGTCCGCGCCCTGGAACTCGACGGCGCGACCACCGACTACCCCGAGATCAGGCGCACGGGCCGCTTCACGGCGTAG
- a CDS encoding GNAT family N-acetyltransferase, which translates to MDTAATEFTFRDAVDTDVDALVALIESAYRGDASRAGWTTEADILQGQRTDPDGVLAVIKAPDSRLLIVEQQGRIVACCQLEHRGGHAYFGMFAVSPTVQGAGLGKTVMAEAERQARENWGVTEMHMTVISVREDLIAWYERRGYRRTGRMTPFPYGDERFGIPQRDDLQFELLVKELA; encoded by the coding sequence ATGGACACCGCCGCCACCGAATTCACCTTTCGCGACGCCGTCGACACCGACGTGGACGCGCTCGTCGCGCTCATCGAGTCGGCCTACCGGGGAGACGCCAGCCGGGCCGGGTGGACGACCGAGGCAGACATCCTCCAGGGGCAGCGGACCGACCCCGACGGTGTGCTCGCGGTCATCAAGGCGCCGGACAGCAGGCTGCTCATCGTCGAGCAGCAGGGCCGGATCGTCGCCTGCTGTCAGCTGGAACACCGCGGCGGCCACGCCTACTTCGGCATGTTCGCCGTCAGCCCCACGGTCCAGGGCGCCGGCCTCGGCAAGACGGTCATGGCGGAGGCCGAGCGGCAGGCCCGCGAGAACTGGGGCGTCACCGAGATGCACATGACCGTGATCTCCGTACGCGAGGACCTCATAGCCTGGTACGAGCGTCGCGGCTACCGGCGCACCGGTCGCATGACCCCCTTCCCCTACGGCGACGAGCGCTTCGGCATTCCGCAGCGCGACGACCTCCAGTTCGAGCTGCTGGTCAAGGAACTCGCCTGA
- a CDS encoding VOC family protein, with the protein MVHVLSSRTLLRPTDPERSRAFYGEQLGLAVYREFGTGPERGVVYFLGGGFLEVSGRSETPPDPAVRLWLQVTDVAAAHDELRAQGVEIVRPPVREPWGLLEMWIADPDGTPIVLVEVPADHPIRYRPGI; encoded by the coding sequence ATGGTGCACGTACTCAGCAGTAGGACCCTGCTCCGGCCGACCGACCCCGAGCGTTCCCGTGCCTTCTACGGCGAGCAGCTGGGCCTGGCGGTCTACCGCGAGTTCGGGACGGGGCCGGAGCGCGGGGTCGTCTACTTCCTCGGCGGCGGTTTCCTCGAGGTCTCGGGCCGCTCGGAGACACCGCCGGATCCCGCCGTACGGCTGTGGCTTCAAGTGACGGACGTGGCGGCGGCGCACGACGAGCTGCGTGCCCAGGGGGTGGAGATCGTCCGGCCGCCGGTCCGCGAGCCGTGGGGGCTGCTCGAGATGTGGATCGCGGATCCGGACGGCACGCCGATCGTCCTGGTGGAGGTGCCGGCGGACCATCCGATCCGGTACCGGCCGGGGATCTGA
- a CDS encoding VOC family protein, which produces MKLDAPVPGGPCWAELGTSDLEAAKRFYAELFGWRAETDPRQEAGGYTVAHLGEAAVAALSPLYQEAQPCAWNVSFAVTDADVSARLLTEAGGKVLVGPMDVFDVGRFVVALDPGGAAFQLWQARAFPGAGLFNAPGSLGWVELLTRDRHRAETFYTTVFGWTVRSSENYLQWGVGGADFGGMITMDEKFPPEVPPHWLPYFAVADVEESTRTAVEAGGTALMEPTSVPAGPRIAVLRDPQGAVFGVYRAGDEK; this is translated from the coding sequence ATGAAGCTCGACGCGCCCGTGCCCGGCGGGCCCTGCTGGGCCGAGCTGGGGACCAGTGACCTGGAGGCGGCGAAGCGGTTCTACGCGGAGCTCTTCGGCTGGCGCGCTGAGACGGATCCGCGTCAGGAGGCGGGTGGCTACACGGTCGCGCACCTCGGCGAAGCGGCCGTCGCCGCGCTCAGCCCCCTGTACCAGGAGGCACAGCCCTGTGCCTGGAACGTGTCGTTCGCGGTGACCGACGCGGATGTCAGCGCGCGGCTGCTCACGGAGGCCGGGGGCAAGGTGCTGGTCGGCCCGATGGACGTCTTCGACGTGGGTCGTTTCGTGGTCGCCCTCGATCCGGGCGGTGCCGCGTTCCAGTTGTGGCAGGCGCGGGCCTTCCCGGGCGCCGGGCTGTTCAACGCGCCCGGCTCGCTCGGCTGGGTCGAGCTGCTGACCCGCGATCGCCACCGGGCGGAGACCTTCTACACCACGGTGTTCGGCTGGACCGTCCGCTCCTCGGAGAACTACCTCCAGTGGGGCGTCGGCGGCGCGGACTTCGGCGGCATGATCACGATGGACGAGAAGTTCCCGCCCGAGGTCCCCCCGCACTGGCTGCCGTACTTCGCGGTGGCGGACGTGGAGGAGTCCACCCGGACGGCGGTGGAGGCGGGCGGCACCGCGCTGATGGAACCGACCTCGGTGCCGGCCGGTCCGCGGATCGCCGTACTGCGCGACCCGCAGGGCGCGGTGTTCGGCGTGTACCGGGCGGGAGACGAGAAGTGA
- a CDS encoding MarR family winged helix-turn-helix transcriptional regulator: MRPDLDTGPMEIIGRVNRCAALLQQAEDAPLRRAGLSRAEFDLLGALRRTGHELTPGELARETFSSGAAVTKRLKQLTERGLVERRVDSRDRRVAHLRLTDAGRDLVDGIMPEQLVYESAVLSALDDDRQGELADLLGELLSRLEGHMRALRV; encoded by the coding sequence GTGCGGCCCGACCTCGACACCGGCCCCATGGAGATCATCGGCCGCGTCAACCGCTGCGCCGCGCTCCTCCAGCAGGCCGAGGACGCCCCCCTGCGGCGGGCCGGCCTGAGCCGTGCGGAGTTCGACCTGCTCGGCGCGCTGCGCCGCACCGGCCATGAGCTGACTCCCGGCGAACTGGCCCGTGAGACCTTCTCCTCCGGGGCGGCCGTCACCAAGCGGCTCAAGCAACTCACCGAGCGCGGACTGGTGGAACGTCGCGTCGACAGCCGGGACCGCCGGGTCGCCCACCTCCGCCTCACGGACGCCGGGCGTGACCTCGTCGACGGCATCATGCCCGAGCAGCTCGTCTACGAGAGTGCCGTGCTGTCCGCCCTGGACGACGACCGCCAGGGCGAACTGGCCGATCTGTTGGGCGAGTTGTTGAGCCGACTCGAGGGGCACATGCGGGCGTTGCGGGTCTGA
- a CDS encoding FUSC family protein — MSSATPQRPRPEPRPEPRGGQHGRRRGQRPGRRLPIAGVLRLGRPSDIWFKPALSVIAAVAPPNLILLALGRLDLAMYTMAGSLCALYAHNRPYAARARVLAWVVLGMTVGLAVALLAASLTTDAVALVTVGALLAAAQKALCDATRLGPPANVVLTFITSAALFIPQTLGQVPGHLGLALAAGAWAWLIGMAPGLLRPHGPERRATAHALDAAAAHAATDGTGDGHARTRAAAAAAVHGGWQTLLSARATDTRRALERLLVRAEIALAAPADTDPKRLRDWARDLRGTGPVPHPDDLVDDDELLGVDAELATGRPPLWLRLGPLAPIAARTALGCALAGYASLALGVGRPYWALVTAASLYQANITLTWSRGVQRVVGNLVGVLAFAALVPLAHLTQAALVLICLALNFGAEALISRNYWLGSVCVTPMALLITEFAQVQDPGRLITERLVDTLVGAVVGFVAAVAVTNRRAGDRLGHALTAVERAREQAARLVAEPRPAPGALESARRGLAAALVDLRATADAASGEWWQRALPAERVVSAEQSGHRTLAATVRRQGLLLDRDASTGAEDVRR, encoded by the coding sequence ATGAGCAGTGCGACCCCTCAGCGCCCCCGCCCCGAACCCCGCCCCGAACCGCGCGGCGGGCAGCACGGCCGTCGGCGCGGGCAGCGCCCGGGACGCCGCCTCCCGATCGCCGGAGTACTGCGCCTCGGCCGGCCCTCCGACATCTGGTTCAAGCCCGCCCTGAGCGTGATCGCCGCCGTCGCCCCGCCGAACCTGATCCTGCTGGCCCTCGGGCGGCTGGACCTGGCGATGTACACGATGGCCGGGTCGCTGTGCGCCCTGTACGCCCACAACCGCCCCTACGCGGCCCGGGCCCGTGTCCTGGCCTGGGTGGTACTGGGCATGACCGTCGGCCTGGCGGTCGCCCTGCTCGCGGCCTCGCTGACCACCGACGCCGTCGCCCTGGTCACCGTCGGCGCCCTGCTCGCGGCAGCGCAGAAGGCCCTCTGTGACGCGACCCGCCTCGGTCCGCCCGCCAACGTCGTCCTCACCTTCATCACCTCCGCCGCACTGTTCATCCCGCAGACCCTCGGGCAGGTCCCCGGCCATCTGGGACTGGCACTCGCCGCGGGAGCCTGGGCCTGGCTGATCGGCATGGCGCCCGGGCTGCTGCGGCCGCACGGCCCCGAGCGCCGCGCCACCGCCCACGCCCTGGACGCGGCCGCCGCCCACGCCGCCACGGACGGCACCGGCGACGGTCACGCCCGGACCCGCGCAGCCGCGGCCGCCGCCGTGCACGGCGGCTGGCAGACCCTGCTGTCGGCCCGCGCCACGGACACCCGCCGGGCCCTGGAACGTCTCCTCGTCCGCGCCGAGATCGCCCTCGCCGCCCCCGCCGACACCGACCCGAAGCGGCTGCGCGACTGGGCCCGGGACCTGCGCGGCACCGGCCCGGTTCCGCACCCGGACGACCTGGTGGACGACGACGAACTCCTCGGCGTCGACGCCGAACTCGCCACCGGCCGTCCGCCGCTGTGGCTCCGCCTCGGCCCCCTCGCGCCGATCGCCGCACGCACCGCCCTCGGCTGCGCCCTCGCCGGATACGCCTCCCTCGCCCTCGGTGTCGGCCGCCCCTACTGGGCCCTGGTCACCGCCGCATCCCTTTACCAGGCGAACATCACGCTGACCTGGAGCCGCGGAGTCCAGCGCGTCGTCGGCAACCTGGTCGGCGTGCTCGCCTTCGCCGCGCTCGTGCCGCTCGCCCATCTCACGCAGGCCGCCCTCGTCCTGATCTGCCTCGCCCTGAACTTCGGCGCCGAGGCGCTGATCAGTCGCAACTACTGGCTCGGCAGCGTCTGCGTGACCCCGATGGCCCTGCTCATCACCGAGTTCGCGCAGGTCCAGGACCCGGGTCGGCTGATCACCGAGCGACTGGTGGACACGCTCGTCGGCGCCGTGGTCGGCTTCGTCGCCGCGGTCGCCGTCACCAACCGCAGGGCCGGCGACCGCCTCGGACACGCCCTGACGGCCGTCGAACGGGCCCGCGAGCAGGCCGCCCGTCTCGTGGCGGAGCCGCGCCCCGCCCCCGGCGCCCTGGAGTCCGCCCGCCGCGGCCTCGCCGCCGCGTTGGTCGACCTGCGCGCCACCGCCGACGCCGCGTCCGGCGAGTGGTGGCAGCGGGCGCTGCCCGCGGAGCGGGTCGTGTCGGCCGAACAGTCCGGACACCGTACGCTCGCGGCGACGGTACGGCGCCAGGGGCTGCTCCTGGACCGGGACGCGAGCACGGGAGCGGAGGACGTACGGCGATGA
- a CDS encoding DUF5134 domain-containing protein encodes MHGPASPGWLLVALCAATGAYCLLRMRSGVEEQRRAAGGEALMGFGMAAMAVPAAAFTPPAWAWPAFAAIFGAAALRALWAARASAHHLHHLVGAGAMVYMAAVMAAAPAHRHGHGGSGVPLLTGVLLLYFTGYVLLAGARLLPVAGAGGAAVAWSDRPEVARACRLSMGIGMLAMLLTM; translated from the coding sequence GTGCACGGACCGGCTTCGCCCGGCTGGCTGCTGGTAGCGCTGTGTGCGGCGACCGGGGCCTACTGCCTGTTGCGGATGCGCAGCGGGGTCGAGGAGCAGCGCAGGGCCGCCGGCGGCGAGGCGCTGATGGGCTTCGGGATGGCCGCGATGGCCGTGCCCGCGGCCGCGTTCACCCCGCCCGCGTGGGCCTGGCCGGCCTTCGCCGCGATCTTCGGGGCGGCCGCGCTGCGGGCGCTGTGGGCGGCCCGCGCGAGCGCCCACCACCTGCACCATCTGGTCGGGGCCGGAGCCATGGTCTACATGGCGGCCGTGATGGCCGCCGCGCCCGCGCACCGGCACGGGCACGGCGGCTCCGGCGTCCCGCTGCTGACGGGGGTGCTGCTGCTGTACTTCACCGGGTACGTCCTGCTCGCCGGGGCCCGGCTGCTGCCGGTGGCCGGGGCGGGCGGCGCCGCCGTGGCCTGGAGCGACCGGCCCGAGGTGGCGCGGGCGTGCCGGCTGTCGATGGGGATCGGGATGCTCGCCATGCTGCTGACGATGTGA
- a CDS encoding M56 family metallopeptidase has translation MMVPAVLLLLGALTAVIAPRLIARADWPDHEPVVALWAWQCVVAAVLLCCALSMTLSAAAAWQAVRGHVFAPAPRAVVEAYGLGATGPWAAATAVALACGGLWSGAMLVREVLRSRAGRRSRHAELRLRAPLLPGEESASGRLLVLEGERPDAWWMAGAAPQLVVTTAALRRLKGRQLDAVLAHEQGHAQARHDWLLNCSTALATGFPQVPVFAAFRDEMHRLVELSADDMASRRFGRLTTALALVELNEDRGVFGPSPAPQAHVPQRVDRLLTPPDRLTAARRLRLTAAASLVPVIPVLVTLVPALRTLG, from the coding sequence ATGATGGTCCCCGCGGTACTGCTGCTGCTCGGTGCCCTGACCGCCGTGATCGCCCCCCGGCTGATCGCCCGGGCCGACTGGCCGGACCATGAACCGGTGGTCGCGCTGTGGGCGTGGCAGTGCGTGGTGGCCGCGGTCCTGCTGTGCTGTGCGCTGTCGATGACGCTCAGCGCGGCGGCGGCCTGGCAGGCAGTACGCGGACATGTCTTCGCGCCGGCCCCGCGCGCGGTGGTGGAGGCGTACGGGCTGGGCGCGACGGGCCCTTGGGCGGCGGCGACTGCGGTGGCGCTCGCGTGCGGCGGGCTGTGGAGCGGGGCGATGCTCGTACGGGAGGTGCTGCGGAGCCGGGCCGGACGCCGGTCCCGGCACGCCGAACTCCGGTTGCGTGCACCGTTGTTGCCGGGCGAGGAGTCCGCGTCCGGCCGACTGCTCGTACTGGAGGGTGAGCGGCCCGACGCCTGGTGGATGGCGGGTGCGGCTCCCCAACTGGTGGTCACCACAGCCGCGCTGCGACGCCTGAAGGGTCGTCAGCTGGATGCCGTGCTGGCGCACGAGCAGGGGCACGCCCAGGCGCGTCACGACTGGTTGCTGAACTGCTCGACGGCGCTGGCCACCGGCTTTCCGCAGGTACCGGTGTTCGCCGCGTTCCGCGACGAGATGCACCGGCTGGTCGAGTTGTCGGCGGACGACATGGCCTCCCGGCGCTTCGGCCGGCTGACGACCGCGCTGGCGCTGGTCGAACTCAACGAGGACCGGGGCGTGTTCGGCCCCTCCCCCGCCCCGCAGGCCCATGTCCCGCAGCGCGTGGACCGGTTGCTCACACCGCCCGACCGCCTCACCGCGGCCCGCAGACTACGACTGACGGCAGCGGCCTCCCTCGTACCGGTGATCCCGGTACTGGTAACCCTGGTCCCCGCCCTCCGGACACTGGGCTGA
- a CDS encoding phosphatase PAP2 family protein has translation MHHPSVESPPRLPALRTTLRTGLVLGLCSALLLLLVAADWHPLISVDGGISRTTHRWAVADPDLTQVCRILTDWVWDPLTMRLLGAAVAVWLVWRHGAWWTAGWLAVTSAVGTLIQQSLKAGLGRARPVWPDPVDSAHYAAYPSGHALTATVVFGLLLWLLHRHGVAPVVWRTALAVAVVSVVGVGLTRIWLGVHWPSDVLGGWLLGALLVALAIAAHMRWRP, from the coding sequence ATGCACCATCCGTCGGTCGAATCCCCGCCCCGCCTCCCGGCTCTGCGCACGACGCTCCGGACCGGCCTCGTCCTGGGGCTGTGCTCGGCCCTGCTCCTGCTCCTGGTCGCGGCCGACTGGCATCCCCTCATCTCCGTCGACGGCGGCATCTCCCGCACCACCCACCGCTGGGCCGTCGCCGATCCCGACCTCACCCAGGTCTGCCGCATCCTCACGGACTGGGTCTGGGACCCCCTGACCATGCGTCTGCTGGGGGCGGCGGTCGCCGTATGGCTGGTGTGGCGGCACGGGGCCTGGTGGACGGCCGGGTGGCTGGCCGTCACATCGGCGGTGGGCACACTGATCCAGCAGTCCCTCAAGGCCGGGTTGGGCCGCGCCCGTCCGGTCTGGCCCGACCCGGTCGACTCCGCCCACTACGCGGCGTATCCCTCCGGGCACGCCCTGACGGCCACGGTGGTGTTCGGCCTCCTGCTGTGGCTGCTGCACCGGCACGGCGTCGCCCCTGTCGTGTGGCGTACGGCGCTGGCGGTGGCGGTGGTCTCGGTGGTGGGCGTGGGACTGACCCGGATCTGGCTGGGCGTGCACTGGCCCTCGGACGTCCTGGGCGGCTGGCTGCTGGGCGCCCTGCTGGTGGCGCTGGCGATCGCGGCGCACATGCGGTGGCGCCCGTGA
- a CDS encoding HAD family hydrolase, producing the protein MKAVLFDFSGTLFRIESAESWLRAVLEAAGVALPASELADKARALETAGALPGGASPVRLPAGVAEVWRVRDESAELHRAAYTGLSRQVPLPDPALYDALYERHRIPAAWAPYPDALDVLSGLRERGLRVGVVSNIGWDLRPVFREHGLDRYVDAYALSYEHGFQKPDPRLFTVACEALDADPGGTLMVGDDRRADGGAAALGCAVHFVDHLPAAERPDALRTVLDLVG; encoded by the coding sequence ATGAAAGCCGTGTTGTTCGACTTCTCCGGGACCCTGTTCCGCATCGAGTCCGCCGAGTCCTGGCTGCGGGCGGTGCTGGAGGCGGCGGGTGTCGCGCTGCCCGCGTCGGAGCTCGCCGATAAGGCGCGGGCGCTGGAGACGGCCGGCGCGCTGCCCGGCGGGGCGAGTCCGGTCCGGTTGCCCGCCGGGGTCGCCGAGGTGTGGCGGGTGCGGGACGAGAGCGCGGAGCTGCACCGGGCCGCGTACACCGGTCTGTCCCGTCAGGTGCCGCTGCCGGACCCGGCGCTGTACGACGCCCTGTACGAACGGCACAGGATCCCGGCGGCCTGGGCGCCCTACCCCGACGCCCTCGACGTACTGAGCGGGTTGCGCGAACGCGGGCTCCGGGTCGGTGTGGTCAGCAACATCGGCTGGGACCTGCGACCGGTGTTCCGGGAGCACGGCCTCGACCGGTACGTCGACGCGTACGCGCTGTCGTACGAGCACGGGTTCCAGAAGCCGGACCCCCGGCTGTTCACGGTCGCCTGCGAGGCGCTGGACGCCGATCCCGGCGGGACCCTGATGGTGGGCGACGACCGGCGCGCGGACGGCGGGGCTGCGGCGCTGGGCTGCGCGGTGCACTTCGTGGACCATCTGCCGGCGGCCGAACGTCCGGACGCGCTGCGGACGGTGCTGGACCTGGTGGGGTGA
- a CDS encoding TetR/AcrR family transcriptional regulator has translation MSPRSASVNEELRRRSRERLLQAAVELVSERGYEATTLGDIADRAGSARGLVSYYFPGKRQLVQSAVHRLMHRTLEEALEREPRTEDGRERMARAIDGILGLARDRTVLMRQHMAGLLQAEGFVQCPEQQRLAELLRDTAARHGSQDVGHDYPMLRSQLMGAVYAMVLPNVPLPLTTLRAELFARYRLDWEQGVPPGAEAPGGRSDTDLSRFFATDPTAPRSEGQSK, from the coding sequence ATGTCCCCGCGCAGCGCGTCGGTCAATGAAGAATTGCGGCGCCGTTCCCGGGAGCGGCTCCTTCAGGCCGCGGTGGAGCTGGTGAGCGAGCGCGGGTACGAGGCGACGACGCTCGGTGACATCGCGGACCGGGCCGGCTCGGCGCGCGGTCTGGTGTCGTACTACTTCCCCGGCAAGCGGCAGCTGGTCCAGTCGGCCGTGCATCGGCTGATGCACCGCACGCTGGAGGAGGCGCTGGAGCGGGAGCCGCGCACCGAGGACGGCCGGGAGCGGATGGCGCGGGCCATCGACGGCATTCTGGGCCTGGCCCGGGACCGTACGGTGCTGATGCGCCAGCACATGGCGGGCCTCTTGCAGGCCGAGGGGTTCGTGCAGTGTCCGGAGCAGCAGCGGCTGGCCGAGCTGCTGCGGGACACCGCGGCCCGGCACGGGTCGCAGGACGTCGGCCACGACTACCCGATGCTGCGCTCCCAGCTGATGGGAGCCGTCTACGCGATGGTGCTGCCGAACGTGCCCCTGCCGCTCACGACGCTGCGCGCCGAACTGTTCGCGCGCTACCGGCTCGACTGGGAGCAGGGGGTCCCGCCGGGCGCCGAGGCGCCCGGCGGGAGGAGTGACACCGATCTGTCGCGCTTCTTCGCGACCGACCCGACGGCTCCGCGGAGCGAGGGTCAGTCGAAGTAG